In a genomic window of Mucilaginibacter sp. KACC 22063:
- a CDS encoding SusC/RagA family TonB-linked outer membrane protein, whose translation MRSEFLLKTKEMRRHVYRAAIPVLLPAAFLCLNPPGAYAKINKDGSTKLSNVASIVVTGLVTDEQGRPLPGVTVRLVNTTLGTISDVNGNYKLTVPDANANGSLSFSFIGYLTQTVAIGNKTQLNINLKPDNTKALNEVVVVGYGTQRRATINSAIGTVGAKDINDKPVLNPAQALQGQSPNLIIQQSSLDPGSSPSINIRGVATTGNNDPLLVIDGIVSQSINDLNLLNPNDIASVTVLKDAGSAAIYGSRGANGVLLVTTKTGKLNQKPTVTYNGNFGLQQPNVLVKKVSGADNAYYKNEALANSGLPPAYTPEQIQQLAAQGDGNWDINHLLYNAPQTSQNVSVSGGGPTNTFYISAGYLNQLSNFIGNGGSGNKFGYQKYNIRLNESATIGRFKLSGILDYTKSRNKTNSVGDNNIFADANRVPHNYSWTDADGNYLTNPVASQYNEYGILEKGGFNQADNDRIFGNLTGVLSITNELSLTGVFGGTLQNNGNFFRRTQVNYLPAGVYGNDLTTYDNNSKDNSFNTQVFLGYNKSIGAHNISATLGVSSEMYSQRGFQLQKTLTDPVFGNATTGTLIDATNSYNSITVQANSLQSAFGRISYDYSNRYFLDFVFRDDASSKFAKGHRNGFFPSVNAGYVITEENFMEGIRNTLNNLKLRASYGVVGNNQSAGNYTYLTTYFNYPGAYGFNNVIQGGAGTNLSNPLLTWERAHTFNIGFDFGLFKNKLTGSFDYFNKVTSNIQQTPLDVPSIFGAAPPVANVAKVGNHGWELELTYNWKTPKVSQSFSVNVGNTQNKLLQLTGNTQQIIYNQDVYQLIRRVGEPITQYYGYETNGYFQTAAEVNSYPKPAGAIVGVGDVKFKDLNGDGKIDDKDKTVIGNPFPHYTFGFNYRVAVAGFDLSLFVQGVGQRDEFLRGELVEPFHYNYGATLYEHMTDYWTPNNPDARYPRLATIGSPSNTNNWRTGSDLYRYNAAYVRLKNVNIGYTLPTQLTRKAGMQRVRVSLIGQNLLTLSKLKFIDPETTEFGNNVSPNSSSNSARNYLLPIFYGAGLDITF comes from the coding sequence ATGAGATCTGAATTTTTACTTAAAACAAAAGAAATGCGAAGGCATGTATATCGGGCGGCCATTCCGGTGCTACTGCCCGCTGCATTTCTGTGCCTGAACCCGCCGGGTGCTTACGCCAAAATCAATAAAGATGGCAGCACCAAATTGAGCAATGTCGCAAGCATTGTGGTAACCGGTTTGGTTACCGACGAACAGGGCCGGCCGCTGCCTGGTGTAACAGTAAGATTAGTGAATACCACGCTGGGTACCATAAGTGATGTAAACGGTAATTATAAATTAACCGTTCCGGATGCAAACGCGAATGGTTCATTATCATTTTCGTTCATCGGGTACCTTACACAGACGGTAGCTATCGGTAACAAGACCCAGTTAAACATTAATTTAAAGCCAGACAATACCAAGGCATTGAATGAAGTTGTGGTGGTGGGTTATGGTACACAACGCCGCGCTACCATCAACAGTGCCATTGGTACGGTAGGTGCTAAAGACATCAATGATAAGCCGGTATTAAACCCGGCGCAGGCTTTGCAGGGGCAATCACCCAACCTGATCATTCAGCAAAGCTCGCTTGACCCGGGAAGCAGCCCGAGCATTAACATTCGTGGCGTTGCAACAACTGGCAACAATGATCCGCTTTTGGTTATCGATGGTATTGTTTCTCAATCTATTAATGATCTTAACCTTTTAAACCCAAATGACATTGCCAGTGTAACTGTACTTAAAGATGCAGGTTCAGCAGCTATATATGGTTCACGTGGCGCTAACGGCGTGCTTTTGGTAACCACTAAAACCGGCAAACTGAACCAGAAACCAACCGTAACTTATAATGGTAATTTCGGTTTGCAACAGCCTAATGTTTTAGTAAAAAAGGTAAGCGGTGCAGATAATGCTTATTACAAAAACGAGGCATTGGCAAACTCGGGCCTCCCTCCTGCTTACACACCAGAGCAAATACAGCAACTGGCTGCACAGGGAGATGGTAACTGGGATATTAACCACCTGCTTTACAACGCACCACAAACCTCACAAAACGTAAGTGTAAGTGGTGGCGGCCCAACAAATACATTTTATATTTCAGCAGGTTACCTTAACCAACTGAGTAACTTTATTGGCAATGGCGGCTCTGGTAACAAGTTCGGTTATCAAAAATATAACATCAGGTTAAACGAATCGGCTACCATTGGCCGGTTTAAGCTGTCAGGCATTTTAGATTATACCAAATCCAGGAACAAAACCAACAGCGTTGGCGACAATAACATTTTTGCCGACGCAAACCGGGTTCCGCATAATTACAGCTGGACAGATGCCGATGGCAACTATCTGACTAACCCCGTAGCTTCACAATACAATGAATACGGCATACTTGAAAAAGGTGGTTTTAACCAGGCTGACAACGACCGCATATTCGGTAACCTGACCGGTGTTTTAAGTATTACCAATGAACTAAGCCTGACCGGCGTTTTCGGCGGTACGCTTCAAAACAACGGCAACTTTTTCAGAAGAACACAAGTAAACTATCTGCCTGCAGGAGTTTATGGAAATGACCTGACTACCTACGACAATAACTCAAAAGATAACTCATTCAATACCCAGGTTTTTCTGGGCTATAACAAGTCCATTGGTGCGCATAACATCAGCGCCACATTAGGTGTTTCGAGCGAAATGTACAGCCAGCGCGGGTTTCAGTTGCAAAAAACGTTGACCGACCCGGTCTTTGGTAACGCGACCACTGGTACATTGATCGATGCAACTAACTCATACAATAGTATCACGGTTCAGGCCAACAGCTTACAGTCTGCTTTCGGAAGGATCAGCTATGATTACAGCAACCGTTACTTCTTGGACTTTGTCTTCCGCGATGATGCTTCGTCAAAGTTTGCAAAAGGTCACCGCAATGGCTTTTTCCCTTCTGTAAACGCAGGTTATGTGATCACAGAAGAAAACTTTATGGAAGGTATCAGAAACACGCTGAACAACCTGAAATTAAGGGCAAGCTATGGTGTAGTGGGTAACAATCAGTCGGCCGGTAATTATACTTACCTGACTACTTACTTCAACTATCCTGGTGCTTATGGTTTCAACAACGTGATACAGGGTGGCGCAGGTACTAATTTATCTAATCCCCTGCTTACCTGGGAGCGTGCGCATACCTTTAACATCGGTTTTGATTTTGGGCTGTTTAAAAATAAGCTGACAGGATCATTCGATTATTTTAACAAGGTAACCAGTAATATCCAGCAAACCCCGCTGGATGTCCCATCCATCTTTGGAGCTGCTCCACCGGTAGCCAACGTTGCTAAAGTAGGCAATCATGGCTGGGAGTTAGAACTTACCTACAACTGGAAAACACCTAAGGTGAGCCAAAGCTTTAGCGTAAACGTAGGCAACACACAAAACAAGTTGCTGCAATTAACCGGCAACACCCAACAGATTATTTATAACCAGGATGTTTACCAGTTAATCAGGCGTGTAGGCGAGCCTATCACACAGTATTATGGTTATGAAACCAATGGTTATTTTCAGACTGCTGCCGAAGTTAACAGCTATCCTAAACCGGCAGGTGCCATTGTAGGTGTTGGCGATGTTAAATTCAAAGACCTGAACGGCGATGGAAAAATTGACGATAAGGATAAAACCGTGATCGGCAATCCCTTTCCGCACTATACTTTCGGCTTTAACTATCGCGTAGCTGTTGCAGGTTTTGATTTGTCGCTGTTTGTTCAGGGAGTTGGCCAACGTGACGAGTTTCTACGTGGCGAACTTGTAGAACCTTTCCATTACAATTATGGTGCTACCTTATATGAGCACATGACTGATTATTGGACACCTAACAACCCGGATGCCCGTTATCCAAGACTGGCTACCATCGGGTCTCCGTCAAATACCAACAACTGGCGTACAGGTTCAGATCTGTATCGTTACAATGCCGCCTATGTAAGGTTGAAGAACGTTAACATTGGTTACACCTTACCAACGCAGCTTACCCGCAAAGCAGGTATGCAGCGTGTGCGTGTTTCTTTGATCGGACAGAACCTGCTGACGCTTTCAAAACTAAAATTCATAGATCCTGAAACAACTGAATTTGGGAATAATGTAAGCCCTAATTCATCATCAAACAGTGCGAGAAACTACCTGCTGCCTATCTTCTATGGTGCCGGACTCGACATCACTTTTTAA
- a CDS encoding sugar porter family MFS transporter: MTNTAQPIVTKKSSFYLYLVCVIAALGGFLFGFDTAVISGTVSLVKTDFHLNAVSEGWFVSCALLGCIIGVAFSGILSDKYGRKIVLIISAVLFLLSAAGCTWSQSFSQLIAFRLIGGLGIGVASMVSPLYISEFSPARLRGMMVSLYQLALTIGIVIAYFSNAYLLNHATNQFFGAGFKQIFSDQSWRAMLGLGSVPAAIFLFSLFAVPESPRWLLLKNRVSKARNILIKIDGEQSAEQEINDFHTSEKTDDQQSIKELLKPVYRKPLLIGLLLPLFSQLCGINAVIYYGPKILEQAGFALNNALGGQVTIGLVNVIFTFVAIFTVDRWGRKPLLFAGIGGAVVALVLIGILFFAGIVSGYWILSGILLFIACFAFSFGPVCWVVVGEIFPRAIRGKAMSLATLSLWVGNFFVGQLTPAFLEDLGPAFTFWIFAACCAPALWLTYKLIPETKGKSLETIEKTWEDNYLQSKKQA; the protein is encoded by the coding sequence ATGACAAACACAGCACAGCCTATAGTAACTAAGAAAAGCAGCTTTTATCTTTATTTGGTATGCGTTATTGCTGCACTTGGCGGTTTCCTTTTTGGCTTTGATACAGCGGTTATATCTGGCACAGTAAGCTTAGTTAAGACGGATTTCCACCTCAATGCCGTAAGCGAGGGATGGTTTGTAAGTTGTGCCTTATTGGGCTGCATTATAGGCGTCGCATTTTCAGGTATACTAAGCGATAAATACGGCCGAAAAATAGTACTCATTATTTCTGCAGTCCTGTTCCTTTTGTCGGCAGCCGGTTGTACATGGTCGCAATCGTTTTCACAGTTAATTGCCTTCCGGTTAATTGGCGGATTAGGTATCGGTGTGGCATCAATGGTTTCGCCGCTTTACATATCTGAATTCTCGCCGGCCAGGTTACGCGGCATGATGGTATCCCTTTACCAGCTTGCGCTTACCATTGGGATTGTTATTGCTTACTTTTCTAATGCCTACCTGCTCAATCATGCTACAAATCAATTCTTTGGGGCGGGTTTTAAACAAATATTTTCTGATCAGTCTTGGCGTGCTATGCTTGGCCTGGGCAGTGTCCCTGCTGCTATATTCCTGTTTTCATTATTCGCGGTACCGGAATCACCCAGATGGCTGCTATTGAAAAACCGGGTATCAAAAGCCAGAAATATCCTGATTAAAATTGACGGGGAACAGTCGGCAGAACAGGAGATCAATGATTTTCATACAAGTGAAAAAACAGATGACCAGCAAAGCATCAAAGAGTTATTAAAACCAGTATACCGTAAGCCTTTACTAATCGGCTTGTTACTACCTCTATTTTCTCAGCTATGCGGCATTAACGCAGTAATATATTATGGCCCTAAAATATTGGAACAGGCCGGGTTTGCATTAAATAATGCACTCGGCGGGCAGGTAACCATTGGCCTTGTAAATGTTATTTTCACCTTCGTAGCTATTTTCACAGTTGATCGCTGGGGAAGAAAACCTTTATTATTTGCCGGTATCGGCGGCGCCGTTGTTGCGCTTGTTCTTATAGGCATACTTTTCTTCGCAGGCATAGTCTCGGGCTACTGGATACTCAGCGGCATCCTACTGTTTATTGCCTGCTTTGCATTCTCCTTTGGCCCGGTTTGCTGGGTAGTAGTTGGCGAGATCTTTCCGCGCGCCATACGCGGCAAAGCCATGTCACTGGCAACACTTTCGCTTTGGGTCGGCAACTTTTTCGTTGGGCAGTTAACCCCGGCATTTTTAGAGGATTTGGGCCCGGCATTTACCTTCTGGATTTTTGCAGCCTGCTGCGCTCCCGCCCTTTGGCTTACCTATAAACTGATACCCGAAACCAAAGGCAAATCATTAGAAACCATAGAGAAAACGTGGGAAGATAATTACCTGCAAAGTAAAAAACAAGCATAA
- a CDS encoding class I mannose-6-phosphate isomerase — protein sequence MSDKYNLDPTIHAEQQLQLRKTEQFLMPAQLPSSLANAGTYNIYPTAKIGSGKIFSGFESLADYISQSNAVIIDGYVGVFWDRIKDSLQSYFQEKGLNVNWIHTSDYFKHEHEIDQLISPFLGEHRSVWGTKTNLALADIFTENLFSQSVDKSFDLNIIIGSGAALSNWDAPIIYIDLPKNELQFRMRAGSIHNLGATAPDEPFQMYKRFYFVDWVILNNHKKDILHKISVFADAQWLDTINWMHQADLLAGLKHVSTSVFRVRPWFEPGAWGGQWMKEHISNLNTDVVNLAWSFELIVPENGIVFQSDDNLLEVSFDMLMFSNHENVLGRHAETFGFEFPIRFDFLDTFKGGNLSIQCHPRLKYIQENFGETITQDETYYILDCDEKASVYLGFQENIEPDTYRTALEKSQNTGQVLEIEDFVQVHSAKKHDLFLIPNGTVHSAGAGNLVLEISATPYIFTFKMYDWVRLDLDGKPRPINIEHAFNNLDFNRKGELVKDELISKPVVIEETSEYSLIHLPTHKEHFYDVHRLEFDDTIQINQDNTYHVLMLVEGTNVTVVTDDGTEQSFAYAETFVIPAATGGYRLINHGTQRAKVIKAFLK from the coding sequence ATGAGTGATAAATACAATCTTGATCCGACCATACATGCTGAGCAACAATTGCAACTGAGAAAAACAGAGCAATTTCTGATGCCTGCACAGCTACCGTCTTCCCTTGCTAATGCGGGCACCTACAATATTTACCCTACGGCTAAAATCGGTTCTGGTAAAATATTCAGCGGATTTGAATCATTAGCAGATTACATTTCTCAGAGCAATGCTGTTATTATCGACGGTTATGTTGGGGTGTTTTGGGATCGTATAAAAGATAGCCTTCAAAGTTATTTTCAAGAGAAAGGGTTAAATGTCAATTGGATTCACACTTCTGATTATTTTAAACATGAGCACGAAATTGATCAGCTGATTAGCCCCTTCCTTGGTGAGCATCGTTCGGTTTGGGGAACAAAGACAAACTTAGCATTAGCCGACATTTTCACAGAGAATCTTTTCTCGCAAAGCGTTGATAAATCGTTTGATCTAAATATCATCATCGGTTCGGGGGCAGCATTATCAAATTGGGATGCCCCTATAATTTATATAGACCTGCCCAAAAATGAGTTGCAGTTCAGAATGCGGGCAGGCAGTATCCATAATCTTGGTGCTACAGCGCCAGACGAACCTTTTCAGATGTATAAGCGCTTTTATTTTGTTGATTGGGTAATACTCAACAACCATAAAAAAGATATACTTCATAAAATTTCTGTATTTGCGGACGCCCAGTGGCTTGATACCATAAATTGGATGCATCAGGCTGATTTGCTTGCCGGCCTTAAACACGTTAGTACTTCTGTATTCCGAGTAAGGCCGTGGTTTGAGCCGGGTGCATGGGGAGGACAATGGATGAAGGAACATATCAGCAACCTGAATACTGATGTAGTGAATTTAGCATGGTCTTTTGAATTAATTGTGCCCGAAAACGGGATTGTATTCCAAAGCGACGATAACCTTTTAGAGGTTTCATTTGATATGCTGATGTTCAGCAATCATGAAAATGTATTGGGTCGCCACGCGGAAACATTTGGTTTTGAATTCCCGATCAGGTTCGATTTTCTGGACACATTTAAAGGCGGCAACCTGTCTATACAATGCCATCCAAGGCTTAAATATATACAGGAAAACTTTGGCGAAACCATTACCCAGGATGAAACCTATTATATTTTAGATTGCGATGAAAAAGCTTCAGTATATCTCGGCTTTCAGGAAAATATTGAGCCTGATACTTATCGTACCGCATTAGAAAAAAGCCAGAATACGGGGCAAGTATTAGAAATTGAAGACTTTGTGCAGGTACATTCTGCCAAAAAACACGACTTATTCTTAATACCAAACGGCACTGTTCATAGCGCAGGTGCAGGTAATCTGGTGTTAGAGATCAGTGCCACCCCTTACATTTTTACTTTTAAAATGTATGATTGGGTGCGCCTTGATCTGGATGGTAAACCCCGACCGATCAATATCGAACATGCCTTTAACAATCTTGACTTCAATCGTAAAGGCGAACTTGTAAAAGATGAACTGATCTCGAAGCCGGTAGTTATAGAAGAAACTTCTGAGTATTCCCTCATCCATCTGCCTACGCATAAAGAACATTTCTATGATGTTCACCGGCTGGAATTTGATGATACCATACAGATAAACCAGGACAATACCTACCATGTATTGATGCTGGTAGAAGGCACCAATGTAACAGTTGTAACCGATGATGGAACCGAACAATCATTTGCCTATGCAGAAACATTTGTGATCCCTGCGGCTACGGGCGGTTACCGCCTTATCAACCATGGAACACAACGGGCTAAAGTGATTAAAGCATTTTTAAAATGA
- a CDS encoding GntR family transcriptional regulator, producing MKYAIDHKSPVPLHAQAEELLRKLIAEEAYQNGKLLPNEIELAKLLAISRSTLRQAINKLVYEGLLIRKKRMGTKVNQSVVSSKSNNWLSFSQEMKLRGITIKNFELHVTWEQPDEQLISFFEIKSDKKILKMERVRGKPDGPFVYFISYFHPRVGLTGDEDFKKPLYEMLENEHATVASLSKEEISAHAADEVIAEKLQIKVGDPVLFRKRFVFDQGERPIEYNLGYYKADSFVYTVESRR from the coding sequence ATGAAATACGCTATTGATCATAAGAGCCCGGTCCCCCTACATGCACAGGCAGAAGAACTGTTAAGGAAACTTATTGCAGAAGAAGCTTACCAGAATGGCAAGTTGTTACCAAACGAAATTGAACTTGCCAAACTGCTGGCCATTTCCAGAAGCACACTTCGGCAGGCCATTAATAAGCTGGTTTATGAAGGCCTGCTTATTCGTAAAAAACGAATGGGAACTAAGGTTAACCAGTCTGTAGTAAGCTCAAAATCAAATAATTGGTTAAGCTTTTCGCAGGAAATGAAACTGCGTGGCATCACCATCAAGAATTTTGAACTTCATGTAACCTGGGAACAGCCTGATGAGCAGCTGATCAGTTTTTTTGAGATTAAATCAGATAAAAAAATCCTGAAAATGGAACGTGTGCGGGGCAAGCCGGACGGGCCATTTGTTTATTTTATATCTTACTTTCATCCGAGGGTTGGACTTACTGGAGACGAGGATTTTAAAAAACCGCTTTACGAAATGCTGGAGAACGAGCATGCAACCGTAGCTTCATTATCTAAAGAAGAGATCAGCGCCCATGCTGCAGATGAGGTAATTGCAGAAAAACTACAGATTAAAGTAGGCGACCCGGTATTGTTCAGAAAACGATTTGTTTTTGACCAGGGAGAGCGGCCAATAGAATACAATTTAGGGTACTATAAAGCTGATAGCTTTGTATATACCGTAGAAAGCAGGCGATAG
- a CDS encoding nuclear transport factor 2 family protein — protein sequence MNRVIIAILLMLSITTVKAQKFNKEKAEINTIIGQFRECIIKKDSATFINLFTPEAFVWAGVLKNRNVNLKNCYFSNYHNFYKFLTAKEKQEEVFKNIRITNDDVIGSVVFDYSYLEDGKMTNQGKEFWHIIKMNGKWKIVSVIYSIGTTDS from the coding sequence ATGAATAGAGTAATTATTGCAATTCTTTTAATGCTTTCAATAACTACAGTAAAGGCGCAAAAATTTAACAAGGAAAAGGCTGAAATCAACACCATTATCGGTCAGTTCAGAGAATGTATTATTAAAAAGGACTCTGCCACATTCATTAACCTTTTTACCCCTGAAGCTTTTGTGTGGGCTGGGGTACTAAAGAATCGAAATGTCAACCTTAAGAACTGCTACTTTAGCAACTATCATAACTTCTATAAGTTTCTGACTGCCAAAGAAAAGCAGGAAGAAGTTTTTAAGAATATCAGGATAACAAATGATGACGTAATTGGTAGTGTTGTTTTTGATTATAGCTATCTCGAAGATGGTAAAATGACTAACCAGGGAAAGGAGTTTTGGCATATAATTAAAATGAACGGCAAATGGAAAATTGTAAGCGTGATCTATTCCATAGGGACAACCGATAGTTAA
- a CDS encoding acyltransferase family protein, translating to MKENRLHGLDHLRAIAILLVWLYHYRAFNHPGWLDIVGVYGWTGVDLFFVLSGFLISSHLFKEIKLHDTIRLKSFFIKRFFRIIPPFAFTVAIYFCFPFFREKEALPSLWKFITFTQNYNLDNLHAGTFSHAWSLCIEEQFYLLLPFTLLLFMKTRLLHQLKYILLALILASILLRFLSWNHFVVPALQSDDVWRIWYMHIYYPTHTRLDGLAIGVLIGFLHEYSATFKKFMHANGVLFFITGIIMLALSFWVSSPFSGTSSVFGFTLVAVAYGLLVIAAISKSFLLSRLSFSWTRQLADLSFAVYLSHKGIIHMIQSALKHTAVPENLLMIACFIGCLIAGLFYRYAIEHPFRNIKNKLLKYQKS from the coding sequence ATGAAAGAAAACAGATTACACGGACTGGATCATTTAAGGGCAATAGCAATACTGCTCGTTTGGTTATATCATTACCGTGCTTTCAATCACCCAGGATGGCTTGATATCGTAGGAGTGTATGGCTGGACTGGCGTTGATCTGTTCTTCGTGCTTAGCGGGTTTTTAATTTCCAGCCATTTGTTTAAGGAAATAAAACTGCATGATACAATCAGGCTAAAAAGCTTCTTTATCAAAAGATTTTTCAGAATCATTCCGCCATTTGCTTTTACTGTAGCTATTTATTTCTGCTTTCCATTTTTCAGAGAGAAAGAGGCTTTACCCTCATTATGGAAGTTTATAACGTTTACACAAAATTATAACCTCGATAATTTACACGCGGGTACATTCTCGCATGCATGGTCATTATGTATAGAAGAACAGTTTTACCTGCTGCTTCCATTCACGCTTCTTCTTTTTATGAAAACACGCTTATTACACCAACTTAAATACATTTTATTAGCACTTATTTTAGCTTCCATCCTGTTAAGGTTTCTTTCTTGGAATCATTTTGTAGTACCTGCTCTTCAGTCTGACGATGTGTGGAGAATATGGTACATGCATATTTATTACCCTACTCATACTCGATTAGATGGATTAGCTATAGGTGTTCTCATTGGTTTTCTTCATGAATATTCTGCAACCTTCAAAAAGTTTATGCATGCTAATGGAGTTCTATTTTTTATTACAGGGATAATTATGCTGGCCCTGTCGTTTTGGGTTAGCAGTCCGTTTTCTGGAACATCTTCTGTTTTTGGATTTACATTAGTTGCAGTGGCTTACGGATTACTGGTTATTGCCGCCATTTCTAAATCATTTCTACTTAGCAGGCTATCATTTTCATGGACGCGCCAACTGGCTGATCTATCTTTTGCAGTCTATCTATCTCATAAAGGCATAATTCATATGATACAATCAGCATTAAAACATACAGCCGTTCCTGAAAATTTATTAATGATCGCCTGCTTTATCGGATGCTTAATTGCAGGGCTATTTTATCGCTATGCCATTGAGCACCCGTTCCGTAACATCAAAAACAAATTATTAAAATATCAAAAATCATGA
- a CDS encoding sensor histidine kinase: MKKNLDGNTLNVLVYQVIFWLALFLFGIGQAYDHANTVSLKEIAIYNGCHLLFQIISANIIYHYLVVSFFERKQYLVFLISLAITLYLLAVFNRVFIVYVAEPFFVHASQDGITSILTDLDYLSIHYLFPIVTSSFIFICFMHVLRYKNERQSNLQLQKEKAELELKVLKSRLNPHFLFNTLNNIYSLSVNHPDKTPNYIAGFAEIMDHVIYKGPQKMILVDEEITAILRFIELEELRYGSKLNVNKKISLNLQNQIPPLLYLSLVENAFKHGGHNADGIFDINIEIETNATASIFKIINSSTLKPINNKTGIGLNNTDEQLRLYYKNKYVLKVESDKQWFSVEIVTPAKND, translated from the coding sequence ATGAAAAAGAACCTTGACGGTAATACATTAAATGTACTTGTTTATCAGGTTATATTCTGGCTCGCTCTTTTTCTTTTTGGCATTGGGCAAGCTTATGATCACGCTAATACCGTGTCTTTAAAAGAAATAGCCATATATAATGGCTGTCACCTGCTTTTTCAAATTATAAGTGCCAATATCATTTACCATTATTTGGTGGTATCCTTTTTTGAGCGCAAACAATATTTAGTGTTTTTAATCAGTCTTGCTATTACCCTTTATTTGTTAGCCGTATTCAATCGTGTTTTTATTGTTTATGTGGCCGAACCTTTTTTTGTGCATGCATCGCAGGATGGTATTACTTCGATTTTAACAGATCTGGATTACCTGAGTATTCATTATCTATTTCCTATTGTAACCTCATCGTTCATTTTCATTTGCTTTATGCACGTACTTAGGTACAAAAATGAGCGACAAAGTAATTTACAGTTGCAGAAGGAGAAGGCAGAGCTTGAGTTAAAAGTGTTGAAGTCGCGCCTTAATCCGCATTTTTTGTTCAATACACTTAATAATATTTACTCGCTATCAGTTAACCATCCTGATAAAACACCTAATTACATTGCCGGCTTTGCCGAGATAATGGATCATGTAATTTACAAAGGGCCTCAAAAAATGATATTGGTAGATGAAGAGATTACTGCAATTCTACGTTTCATTGAACTGGAAGAACTTCGATATGGTAGTAAATTGAATGTGAACAAGAAAATATCGTTGAACTTACAAAACCAAATACCGCCTTTACTTTATCTTTCACTGGTTGAAAATGCATTTAAACATGGTGGCCATAATGCTGATGGGATATTCGATATAAATATTGAAATTGAGACGAACGCTACCGCCTCAATATTCAAAATAATAAACAGCAGTACCTTAAAACCAATAAATAACAAAACAGGCATTGGCCTTAATAATACAGATGAGCAATTGCGGTTATATTATAAAAATAAGTACGTGTTAAAAGTTGAATCTGATAAGCAATGGTTCAGTGTAGAGATCGTTACTCCTGCAAAAAATGATTAA
- a CDS encoding LytR/AlgR family response regulator transcription factor: MIKCIIVDDEPLAIELLESHLKKVDGFQLVGTAQNAIDAHRILQQQHVDLMFLDIQMPDLSGIELMKLLDKKPKVIFTTAYREFAVEGFELEAVDYILKPITFERFFKAINKLKREVGNDFENSIMIKSEGVNRKIKVDDIIFIESQGNDLKLCVNGAFYFVKNTITEFTERLSKSGFVRIHRSFIFNPFYVTGYNNAEILLGNYAVPIGKNYKQAFNDFVVSYSKTL, from the coding sequence ATGATTAAGTGTATCATAGTTGATGATGAGCCGCTGGCCATAGAATTACTGGAGAGCCATTTGAAAAAGGTAGATGGTTTCCAGCTTGTTGGTACTGCCCAAAATGCCATTGATGCCCACCGGATCTTGCAACAACAGCACGTTGACCTGATGTTTTTAGATATTCAGATGCCTGATTTAAGTGGCATAGAATTAATGAAGTTGCTTGACAAAAAACCTAAAGTGATTTTTACAACGGCCTACCGTGAATTTGCTGTGGAAGGATTTGAGCTTGAGGCAGTAGACTACATTTTAAAACCGATTACTTTTGAGCGCTTTTTTAAAGCAATAAACAAGTTGAAACGAGAGGTCGGTAATGACTTCGAAAATAGTATCATGATCAAATCTGAGGGTGTAAACAGAAAGATAAAAGTAGATGATATTATCTTTATAGAAAGCCAGGGCAACGATCTGAAACTTTGTGTTAACGGTGCCTTTTATTTTGTTAAAAATACGATTACTGAGTTTACAGAACGGCTTTCTAAATCAGGCTTTGTAAGAATTCACCGTTCCTTTATTTTTAATCCTTTTTATGTTACTGGTTACAACAATGCTGAAATACTATTAGGTAACTATGCTGTTCCAATAGGGAAAAACTATAAGCAAGCATTTAATGACTTTGTTGTAAGTTATTCTAAAACCTTATAA